A section of the Oryzias melastigma strain HK-1 linkage group LG14, ASM292280v2, whole genome shotgun sequence genome encodes:
- the fnip1 gene encoding folliculin-interacting protein 1 isoform X2, with translation MPPTLFHKLFNKKNAFSSPPPRCSKEDVAFSWPLPQLEPSQIRLIVYQDCERRGRNVLFDSNARKKGTEETPVNSTDGQVKMFGKCCQLRPARGSCSSLDSSSSSCTSETKETKEHGLRFQGSRCSSDVVMLGEMMFGSVAMSYKGSTLKIHQIRSPPQLMLSKVFTAKTGSSVYGSLNTLQDSLEFIGPETNTLKPEQNTGPNNLLGNMGHSHPMDMPGRGPHDERDSGIARSASLSSLLITPFPSPGSSLTSSCASSYQRRWLRSQTTSLENGVFPRWSVEESFNMSDESGGPSLGVARKKKIAIGVIFTLSSNSEENSHFQEFFFSHFPLFESHMNKLKSAIEQAMKMSRRSADASQRVLAHSRMVDGLNEFRMTICDLYTMPRVAEPVWLTMMSGASEKNQLCGQFMRELSLLMEQASKNQFLPALLTAVLTNHLAWVPTVMPNGQPPIKIFLEKHSSQSVDMLAKTHPYNPLWAQLGDLYGAIGSPVRLSRTVVVGRRQELVQRLLYILTYFIRCSELLETHMLDSAEDEAIVMPGSLITTSLRKGEVEESDYVLVTVHKPRGDYLSQGTHGQQAEAEDGSYRSDNSLQSSTYTDMEVERSSCEPPKDDNEEEEEEEERDEEESGESQGSRSSVLQSGVGEGSIPIIRTANKPETGDLHREMSVPLVSKAKLETELHVGSACMRRQDCVLDTETKDNLQFSIPSIPSVSPSLSTADNTSAGAEACIGSSVGNLPSKVGIPLEKKPPDKILAGAKVIPGKAISGPRAVTSADEQEPATKVTFLIGDSLSPESDTESQRKRMEEEIKKHKKQQHYPQQRGAHSITSSTSSSEDQTKPTKAIPALQRTSSTKAQWSLNPMQKFDEYYSVDNHEEGRTSDDVEKQQEASGTDAAHKHLSNPSEIHLLEDPSCQGAGTRQGLVMCLGPPSGQVRSSRKGDSSVDVQERCRCDSASSSDICCCRSCPVEQDKDLVLSVPLLREGSNSIKDQKCKVLPVNDWEIPRNESSDSALGDSESEETEDWQEEVLVPFPGAKLVENYSKPTIANFGRSLFGGYCPTYVPDFVVHGIPSDDKLRQSLTTELTHAVQHPVLDEPIAEAVCIIADTDKWTVQVASSQRRATDVNKLGKEVLVSSLVSSLLQSTHQLFKLNLSPNFCIMHLEDRLQEIYFKSKMLAEYLKGQTRVHVKELGMVLGIESSDLPLLAAVASTHSPYVAQILL, from the exons CTGGCCACTGCCCCAGCTGGAGCCCAGTCAGATCAGGCTGATAGTGTACCAGGACTGTGAGAGGCGCGGCAGAAATGTCCTCTTCGACTCCAACGCCAGGAAAAAGGGCACGGAGGAAACCCCTGTTAAT AGCACTGACGGCCAGGTAAAGATGTTTGGAAAATGCTGTCAGCTCCGTCCTGCCAGAGGGAGCTGCAGTTCCTTggacagctcctcctcctcctgcacttCTGAAACTAAGGAAACCAAGGAGCACGGCCTCCGCTTCCAG GGTTCCAGGTGTTCATCTGATGTGGTGATGCTGGGGGAGATGATGTTTGGTTCTGTGGCCATGAGCTACAAAGGCTCCACACTCAAAATCCACCAGATCCG ATCGCCGCCTCAGCTGATGCTGAGTAAGGTTTTTACAGCCAAAACAGGGAGCAGTGTGTACGGCAGCCTGAACAC GTTACAGGACAGCCTTGAGTTTATTGGGCCAGAGACCAACACCCTGAAGCCAGAGCAGAACACGGGGCCCAACAATCTTCTCGGGAACATGG GTCACAGTCACCCCATGGACATGCCAGGTCGAGGGCCGCACGATGAGAGGGACAGTGGCATCGCCAGGTCAG CCTCACTGAGCAGCCTCTTGATCACTCCCTTCCCGTCCCCCGGCTCCTCCTTAACCAGCAGCTGCGCCTCCAGCTATCAGCGCCGCTGGCTCCGCAGTCAGACTACGAGCCTGGAGAACGGCGTCTTTCCCCGATG GTCAGTAGAGGAAAGCTTCAACATGTCTGACGAAAGCGGCGGCCCGAGTCTCGGCGTCGCCCGGAAGAAGAAGATTGCCATCGGAGTTATATTCACGCTGTCTTCCAACTCTGAGGAAAACAGCCACTTCCAGGAGTTCTTCTTCTCCCACTTCCCTCTCTTTGAGAGTCACATGAACAAACTCAAGAGCGCAATTGAGCAG GCCATGAAGATGAGTCGGCGGTCAGCTGATGCCAGTCAGAGAGTTCTGGCTCACAGCCGAATGGTGGACGGACTGAACGAGTTCAG GATGACCATCTGTGACCTCTACACAATGCCCCGCGTGGCCGAGCCCGTCTGGTTGACCATGATGTCTGGAGCATCGGAGAAGAACCAGCTCTGTGGTCAATTCATGAGGGAACTCTCTCTGCTGATGGAGCAGGCCTCCAAGAACCA ATTCCTACCTGCGTTGTTGACAGCCGTCCTGACCAATCACCTGGCCTGGGTTCCCACAGTAATGCCAAATGGTCAGCCTCCAATCAAGATCTTCCTTGAGAAACACTCATCCCAGAGTGTTGACATGCTGGCAAAAACACATCCGTACAACCCCCTGTGGGCACAGCTAG gggATCTGTATGGAGCAATTGGATCACCAGTAAGGCTGTCCAGGACGGTAGTGGTTGGCCGCAGACAGGAGCTGGTCCAGAGACTCCTTTATATCCTCACCTACTTTATCCGCTGTTCGGAGCTGCTGGAGACCCACATGCTGGACAGTGCTGAGGACGAAGCCATCGTAATGCCCGGCTCCCTCATCACTACGTCCCTTAGAAAAGGGGAGGTGGAGGAGTCGGACTATGTACTCGTGACCGTCCACAAACCCAGAGGGGATTACCTGTCCCAAGGGACCCACGGCCAGCAGGCCGAAGCTGAGGACGGCAGCTACCGCTCAGACAATAGCCTCCAGAGCAGCACTTACACGGACATGGAGGTGGAGCGGAGCTCCTGTGAACCACCCAAAGATGAcaacgaggaagaggaggaggaggaggagagagatgAGGAAGAGAGCGGTGAGAGTCAAGGGTCCAGAAGCAGCGTGCTTCAGTCTGGAGTTGGTGAGGGCTCAATTCCAATAATTAGGACTGCAAACAAACCTGAAACTGGAGACCTGCACAGAGAGATGAGCGTCCCTCTAGTCTCAAAAGCTAAACTAGAGACCGAGCTGCATGTTGGGTCGGCGTGCATGAGGAGGCAGGACTGTGTGCTGGATACAGAGACCAAGGACAACCTCCAATTCAGCATCCCATCCATACCAAGTGTTTCTCCGTCTCTCTCCACGGCAGACAACACAAGTGCTGGCGCTGAGGCTTGCATAGGTTCTTCAGTGGGGAACCTGCCCAGCAAAGTGGGGATCCCTTTGGAAAAGAAGCCCCCAGATAAGATCCTGGCCGGAGCAAAAGTGATACCAGGTAAAGCAATCTCAGGGCCCAGGGCTGTGACTTCAGCAGATGAGCAAGAGCCTGCAACAAAAGTCACGTTCCTCATTGGAGACTCTTTGTCTCCAGAGTCGGACACGGAGAGTCAGAGAAAAAGGATGGAGGAGGAAATCAAAAAGCACAAGAAGCAGCAACATTACCCTCAGCAGCGAGGAGCACATTCAATAACCAGCAGCACCAGCTCATCAGAGGACCAAACCAAACCGACCAAGGCAATCCCAGCACTGCAGCGGACGTCCAGCACAAAGGCCCAGTGGAGCCTGAACCCCATGCAGAAATTTGATGAGTATTACAGTGTGGATAATCACGAGGAGGGGAGGACTTCAGACGATGTGGAGAAGCAGCAGGAGGCCAGCGGCACTGATGCTGCACACAAACATTTGTCCAACCCTTCGGAGATCCATCTGCTAGAAGATCCGAGCTGTCAGGGTGCAGGCACTAGACAGGGTTTGGTCATGTGCTTAGGTCCACCTAGTGGACAGGTGAGATCCAGCAGGAAAGGAGACTCTTCGGTGGATGTTCAGGAGAGGTGCAGGTGTGATTCTGCAAGTTCTTCTGACAtttgctgctgcaggagctgtcCTGTTGAGCAGGACAAGGACCTTGTGTTGTCTGTTCCTCTCCTCCGAGAGGGAAGCAACAGCATTAAAGACCAAAAGTGCAAAGTGCTGCCTGTCAATGACTGGGAAATACCTCGAAATGAGAGCTCAGACAGCGCGCTGGGGGACAGTGAGAGTGAGGAGACAGAAGACTGGCAAGAGGAAGTGCTGGTTCCCTTCCCTGG GGCAAAATTGGTGGAGAACTACTCAAAGCCAACCATTGCCAATTTTGGCCGGTCTCTCTTTGGGGGCTACTGTCCCACCTACGTACCAGACTTTGTTGTTCATGGAATCCCCAGTGACGACAAGCTCCGGCAAAGTCTTACAACCGAGTTAACCCATGCGGTTCAG catCCTGTTTTGGATGAGCCTATAGCTGAGGCTGTCTGCATTATAGCAGACACAGACAAGTGGACAGTTCAGGTGGCCAGCAGTCAAAGACGAGCAACAGATGTCAACAAACTTGGGAAAGAAGTGCTGGTTTCTAGTCTGGTCTCCAGTTTGCTGCAGTCCACTCATCAGCTCTTCAAACTCAACCTCTCACCCAACTTT tGTATAATGCACCTTGAGGACCGACTGCAGGAGATCTACTTCAAGAGTAAGATGCTTGCTGAGTATCTGAAGGGTCAGACCAGAGTCCACGTGAAGGAACTGGGCATGGTTTTAGG AATCGAGTCCAGCGACCTTCCACTGTTGGCTGCTGTTGCCAGTACTCACTCCCCCTACGTTGCTCAGATCTTACTATGA
- the fnip1 gene encoding folliculin-interacting protein 1 isoform X3: MLSWPLPQLEPSQIRLIVYQDCERRGRNVLFDSNARKKGTEETPVNSTDGQVKMFGKCCQLRPARGSCSSLDSSSSSCTSETKETKEHGLRFQGSRCSSDVVMLGEMMFGSVAMSYKGSTLKIHQIRSPPQLMLSKVFTAKTGSSVYGSLNTLQDSLEFIGPETNTLKPEQNTGPNNLLGNMGFSQLCSPRRAFSEQGPLRLIKSASFFSGHSHPMDMPGRGPHDERDSGIARSASLSSLLITPFPSPGSSLTSSCASSYQRRWLRSQTTSLENGVFPRWSVEESFNMSDESGGPSLGVARKKKIAIGVIFTLSSNSEENSHFQEFFFSHFPLFESHMNKLKSAIEQAMKMSRRSADASQRVLAHSRMVDGLNEFRMTICDLYTMPRVAEPVWLTMMSGASEKNQLCGQFMRELSLLMEQASKNQFLPALLTAVLTNHLAWVPTVMPNGQPPIKIFLEKHSSQSVDMLAKTHPYNPLWAQLGDLYGAIGSPVRLSRTVVVGRRQELVQRLLYILTYFIRCSELLETHMLDSAEDEAIVMPGSLITTSLRKGEVEESDYVLVTVHKPRGDYLSQGTHGQQAEAEDGSYRSDNSLQSSTYTDMEVERSSCEPPKDDNEEEEEEEERDEEESGESQGSRSSVLQSGVGEGSIPIIRTANKPETGDLHREMSVPLVSKAKLETELHVGSACMRRQDCVLDTETKDNLQFSIPSIPSVSPSLSTADNTSAGAEACIGSSVGNLPSKVGIPLEKKPPDKILAGAKVIPGKAISGPRAVTSADEQEPATKVTFLIGDSLSPESDTESQRKRMEEEIKKHKKQQHYPQQRGAHSITSSTSSSEDQTKPTKAIPALQRTSSTKAQWSLNPMQKFDEYYSVDNHEEGRTSDDVEKQQEASGTDAAHKHLSNPSEIHLLEDPSCQGAGTRQGLVMCLGPPSGQVRSSRKGDSSVDVQERCRCDSASSSDICCCRSCPVEQDKDLVLSVPLLREGSNSIKDQKCKVLPVNDWEIPRNESSDSALGDSESEETEDWQEEVLVPFPGAKLVENYSKPTIANFGRSLFGGYCPTYVPDFVVHGIPSDDKLRQSLTTELTHAVQHPVLDEPIAEAVCIIADTDKWTVQVASSQRRATDVNKLGKEVLVSSLVSSLLQSTHQLFKLNLSPNFCIMHLEDRLQEIYFKSKMLAEYLKGQTRVHVKELGMVLGIESSDLPLLAAVASTHSPYVAQILL; encoded by the exons ATGCTCAG CTGGCCACTGCCCCAGCTGGAGCCCAGTCAGATCAGGCTGATAGTGTACCAGGACTGTGAGAGGCGCGGCAGAAATGTCCTCTTCGACTCCAACGCCAGGAAAAAGGGCACGGAGGAAACCCCTGTTAAT AGCACTGACGGCCAGGTAAAGATGTTTGGAAAATGCTGTCAGCTCCGTCCTGCCAGAGGGAGCTGCAGTTCCTTggacagctcctcctcctcctgcacttCTGAAACTAAGGAAACCAAGGAGCACGGCCTCCGCTTCCAG GGTTCCAGGTGTTCATCTGATGTGGTGATGCTGGGGGAGATGATGTTTGGTTCTGTGGCCATGAGCTACAAAGGCTCCACACTCAAAATCCACCAGATCCG ATCGCCGCCTCAGCTGATGCTGAGTAAGGTTTTTACAGCCAAAACAGGGAGCAGTGTGTACGGCAGCCTGAACAC GTTACAGGACAGCCTTGAGTTTATTGGGCCAGAGACCAACACCCTGAAGCCAGAGCAGAACACGGGGCCCAACAATCTTCTCGGGAACATGG GATTTTCTCAGCTCTGCAGCCCTCGAAGGGCCTTCTCTGAACAAGGCCCACTGCGCCTCATCAAGAGCGCCTCTTTCTTTTCAG GTCACAGTCACCCCATGGACATGCCAGGTCGAGGGCCGCACGATGAGAGGGACAGTGGCATCGCCAGGTCAG CCTCACTGAGCAGCCTCTTGATCACTCCCTTCCCGTCCCCCGGCTCCTCCTTAACCAGCAGCTGCGCCTCCAGCTATCAGCGCCGCTGGCTCCGCAGTCAGACTACGAGCCTGGAGAACGGCGTCTTTCCCCGATG GTCAGTAGAGGAAAGCTTCAACATGTCTGACGAAAGCGGCGGCCCGAGTCTCGGCGTCGCCCGGAAGAAGAAGATTGCCATCGGAGTTATATTCACGCTGTCTTCCAACTCTGAGGAAAACAGCCACTTCCAGGAGTTCTTCTTCTCCCACTTCCCTCTCTTTGAGAGTCACATGAACAAACTCAAGAGCGCAATTGAGCAG GCCATGAAGATGAGTCGGCGGTCAGCTGATGCCAGTCAGAGAGTTCTGGCTCACAGCCGAATGGTGGACGGACTGAACGAGTTCAG GATGACCATCTGTGACCTCTACACAATGCCCCGCGTGGCCGAGCCCGTCTGGTTGACCATGATGTCTGGAGCATCGGAGAAGAACCAGCTCTGTGGTCAATTCATGAGGGAACTCTCTCTGCTGATGGAGCAGGCCTCCAAGAACCA ATTCCTACCTGCGTTGTTGACAGCCGTCCTGACCAATCACCTGGCCTGGGTTCCCACAGTAATGCCAAATGGTCAGCCTCCAATCAAGATCTTCCTTGAGAAACACTCATCCCAGAGTGTTGACATGCTGGCAAAAACACATCCGTACAACCCCCTGTGGGCACAGCTAG gggATCTGTATGGAGCAATTGGATCACCAGTAAGGCTGTCCAGGACGGTAGTGGTTGGCCGCAGACAGGAGCTGGTCCAGAGACTCCTTTATATCCTCACCTACTTTATCCGCTGTTCGGAGCTGCTGGAGACCCACATGCTGGACAGTGCTGAGGACGAAGCCATCGTAATGCCCGGCTCCCTCATCACTACGTCCCTTAGAAAAGGGGAGGTGGAGGAGTCGGACTATGTACTCGTGACCGTCCACAAACCCAGAGGGGATTACCTGTCCCAAGGGACCCACGGCCAGCAGGCCGAAGCTGAGGACGGCAGCTACCGCTCAGACAATAGCCTCCAGAGCAGCACTTACACGGACATGGAGGTGGAGCGGAGCTCCTGTGAACCACCCAAAGATGAcaacgaggaagaggaggaggaggaggagagagatgAGGAAGAGAGCGGTGAGAGTCAAGGGTCCAGAAGCAGCGTGCTTCAGTCTGGAGTTGGTGAGGGCTCAATTCCAATAATTAGGACTGCAAACAAACCTGAAACTGGAGACCTGCACAGAGAGATGAGCGTCCCTCTAGTCTCAAAAGCTAAACTAGAGACCGAGCTGCATGTTGGGTCGGCGTGCATGAGGAGGCAGGACTGTGTGCTGGATACAGAGACCAAGGACAACCTCCAATTCAGCATCCCATCCATACCAAGTGTTTCTCCGTCTCTCTCCACGGCAGACAACACAAGTGCTGGCGCTGAGGCTTGCATAGGTTCTTCAGTGGGGAACCTGCCCAGCAAAGTGGGGATCCCTTTGGAAAAGAAGCCCCCAGATAAGATCCTGGCCGGAGCAAAAGTGATACCAGGTAAAGCAATCTCAGGGCCCAGGGCTGTGACTTCAGCAGATGAGCAAGAGCCTGCAACAAAAGTCACGTTCCTCATTGGAGACTCTTTGTCTCCAGAGTCGGACACGGAGAGTCAGAGAAAAAGGATGGAGGAGGAAATCAAAAAGCACAAGAAGCAGCAACATTACCCTCAGCAGCGAGGAGCACATTCAATAACCAGCAGCACCAGCTCATCAGAGGACCAAACCAAACCGACCAAGGCAATCCCAGCACTGCAGCGGACGTCCAGCACAAAGGCCCAGTGGAGCCTGAACCCCATGCAGAAATTTGATGAGTATTACAGTGTGGATAATCACGAGGAGGGGAGGACTTCAGACGATGTGGAGAAGCAGCAGGAGGCCAGCGGCACTGATGCTGCACACAAACATTTGTCCAACCCTTCGGAGATCCATCTGCTAGAAGATCCGAGCTGTCAGGGTGCAGGCACTAGACAGGGTTTGGTCATGTGCTTAGGTCCACCTAGTGGACAGGTGAGATCCAGCAGGAAAGGAGACTCTTCGGTGGATGTTCAGGAGAGGTGCAGGTGTGATTCTGCAAGTTCTTCTGACAtttgctgctgcaggagctgtcCTGTTGAGCAGGACAAGGACCTTGTGTTGTCTGTTCCTCTCCTCCGAGAGGGAAGCAACAGCATTAAAGACCAAAAGTGCAAAGTGCTGCCTGTCAATGACTGGGAAATACCTCGAAATGAGAGCTCAGACAGCGCGCTGGGGGACAGTGAGAGTGAGGAGACAGAAGACTGGCAAGAGGAAGTGCTGGTTCCCTTCCCTGG GGCAAAATTGGTGGAGAACTACTCAAAGCCAACCATTGCCAATTTTGGCCGGTCTCTCTTTGGGGGCTACTGTCCCACCTACGTACCAGACTTTGTTGTTCATGGAATCCCCAGTGACGACAAGCTCCGGCAAAGTCTTACAACCGAGTTAACCCATGCGGTTCAG catCCTGTTTTGGATGAGCCTATAGCTGAGGCTGTCTGCATTATAGCAGACACAGACAAGTGGACAGTTCAGGTGGCCAGCAGTCAAAGACGAGCAACAGATGTCAACAAACTTGGGAAAGAAGTGCTGGTTTCTAGTCTGGTCTCCAGTTTGCTGCAGTCCACTCATCAGCTCTTCAAACTCAACCTCTCACCCAACTTT tGTATAATGCACCTTGAGGACCGACTGCAGGAGATCTACTTCAAGAGTAAGATGCTTGCTGAGTATCTGAAGGGTCAGACCAGAGTCCACGTGAAGGAACTGGGCATGGTTTTAGG AATCGAGTCCAGCGACCTTCCACTGTTGGCTGCTGTTGCCAGTACTCACTCCCCCTACGTTGCTCAGATCTTACTATGA
- the fnip1 gene encoding folliculin-interacting protein 1 isoform X1 — protein MPPTLFHKLFNKKNAFSSPPPRCSKEDVAFSWPLPQLEPSQIRLIVYQDCERRGRNVLFDSNARKKGTEETPVNSTDGQVKMFGKCCQLRPARGSCSSLDSSSSSCTSETKETKEHGLRFQGSRCSSDVVMLGEMMFGSVAMSYKGSTLKIHQIRSPPQLMLSKVFTAKTGSSVYGSLNTLQDSLEFIGPETNTLKPEQNTGPNNLLGNMGFSQLCSPRRAFSEQGPLRLIKSASFFSGHSHPMDMPGRGPHDERDSGIARSASLSSLLITPFPSPGSSLTSSCASSYQRRWLRSQTTSLENGVFPRWSVEESFNMSDESGGPSLGVARKKKIAIGVIFTLSSNSEENSHFQEFFFSHFPLFESHMNKLKSAIEQAMKMSRRSADASQRVLAHSRMVDGLNEFRMTICDLYTMPRVAEPVWLTMMSGASEKNQLCGQFMRELSLLMEQASKNQFLPALLTAVLTNHLAWVPTVMPNGQPPIKIFLEKHSSQSVDMLAKTHPYNPLWAQLGDLYGAIGSPVRLSRTVVVGRRQELVQRLLYILTYFIRCSELLETHMLDSAEDEAIVMPGSLITTSLRKGEVEESDYVLVTVHKPRGDYLSQGTHGQQAEAEDGSYRSDNSLQSSTYTDMEVERSSCEPPKDDNEEEEEEEERDEEESGESQGSRSSVLQSGVGEGSIPIIRTANKPETGDLHREMSVPLVSKAKLETELHVGSACMRRQDCVLDTETKDNLQFSIPSIPSVSPSLSTADNTSAGAEACIGSSVGNLPSKVGIPLEKKPPDKILAGAKVIPGKAISGPRAVTSADEQEPATKVTFLIGDSLSPESDTESQRKRMEEEIKKHKKQQHYPQQRGAHSITSSTSSSEDQTKPTKAIPALQRTSSTKAQWSLNPMQKFDEYYSVDNHEEGRTSDDVEKQQEASGTDAAHKHLSNPSEIHLLEDPSCQGAGTRQGLVMCLGPPSGQVRSSRKGDSSVDVQERCRCDSASSSDICCCRSCPVEQDKDLVLSVPLLREGSNSIKDQKCKVLPVNDWEIPRNESSDSALGDSESEETEDWQEEVLVPFPGAKLVENYSKPTIANFGRSLFGGYCPTYVPDFVVHGIPSDDKLRQSLTTELTHAVQHPVLDEPIAEAVCIIADTDKWTVQVASSQRRATDVNKLGKEVLVSSLVSSLLQSTHQLFKLNLSPNFCIMHLEDRLQEIYFKSKMLAEYLKGQTRVHVKELGMVLGIESSDLPLLAAVASTHSPYVAQILL, from the exons CTGGCCACTGCCCCAGCTGGAGCCCAGTCAGATCAGGCTGATAGTGTACCAGGACTGTGAGAGGCGCGGCAGAAATGTCCTCTTCGACTCCAACGCCAGGAAAAAGGGCACGGAGGAAACCCCTGTTAAT AGCACTGACGGCCAGGTAAAGATGTTTGGAAAATGCTGTCAGCTCCGTCCTGCCAGAGGGAGCTGCAGTTCCTTggacagctcctcctcctcctgcacttCTGAAACTAAGGAAACCAAGGAGCACGGCCTCCGCTTCCAG GGTTCCAGGTGTTCATCTGATGTGGTGATGCTGGGGGAGATGATGTTTGGTTCTGTGGCCATGAGCTACAAAGGCTCCACACTCAAAATCCACCAGATCCG ATCGCCGCCTCAGCTGATGCTGAGTAAGGTTTTTACAGCCAAAACAGGGAGCAGTGTGTACGGCAGCCTGAACAC GTTACAGGACAGCCTTGAGTTTATTGGGCCAGAGACCAACACCCTGAAGCCAGAGCAGAACACGGGGCCCAACAATCTTCTCGGGAACATGG GATTTTCTCAGCTCTGCAGCCCTCGAAGGGCCTTCTCTGAACAAGGCCCACTGCGCCTCATCAAGAGCGCCTCTTTCTTTTCAG GTCACAGTCACCCCATGGACATGCCAGGTCGAGGGCCGCACGATGAGAGGGACAGTGGCATCGCCAGGTCAG CCTCACTGAGCAGCCTCTTGATCACTCCCTTCCCGTCCCCCGGCTCCTCCTTAACCAGCAGCTGCGCCTCCAGCTATCAGCGCCGCTGGCTCCGCAGTCAGACTACGAGCCTGGAGAACGGCGTCTTTCCCCGATG GTCAGTAGAGGAAAGCTTCAACATGTCTGACGAAAGCGGCGGCCCGAGTCTCGGCGTCGCCCGGAAGAAGAAGATTGCCATCGGAGTTATATTCACGCTGTCTTCCAACTCTGAGGAAAACAGCCACTTCCAGGAGTTCTTCTTCTCCCACTTCCCTCTCTTTGAGAGTCACATGAACAAACTCAAGAGCGCAATTGAGCAG GCCATGAAGATGAGTCGGCGGTCAGCTGATGCCAGTCAGAGAGTTCTGGCTCACAGCCGAATGGTGGACGGACTGAACGAGTTCAG GATGACCATCTGTGACCTCTACACAATGCCCCGCGTGGCCGAGCCCGTCTGGTTGACCATGATGTCTGGAGCATCGGAGAAGAACCAGCTCTGTGGTCAATTCATGAGGGAACTCTCTCTGCTGATGGAGCAGGCCTCCAAGAACCA ATTCCTACCTGCGTTGTTGACAGCCGTCCTGACCAATCACCTGGCCTGGGTTCCCACAGTAATGCCAAATGGTCAGCCTCCAATCAAGATCTTCCTTGAGAAACACTCATCCCAGAGTGTTGACATGCTGGCAAAAACACATCCGTACAACCCCCTGTGGGCACAGCTAG gggATCTGTATGGAGCAATTGGATCACCAGTAAGGCTGTCCAGGACGGTAGTGGTTGGCCGCAGACAGGAGCTGGTCCAGAGACTCCTTTATATCCTCACCTACTTTATCCGCTGTTCGGAGCTGCTGGAGACCCACATGCTGGACAGTGCTGAGGACGAAGCCATCGTAATGCCCGGCTCCCTCATCACTACGTCCCTTAGAAAAGGGGAGGTGGAGGAGTCGGACTATGTACTCGTGACCGTCCACAAACCCAGAGGGGATTACCTGTCCCAAGGGACCCACGGCCAGCAGGCCGAAGCTGAGGACGGCAGCTACCGCTCAGACAATAGCCTCCAGAGCAGCACTTACACGGACATGGAGGTGGAGCGGAGCTCCTGTGAACCACCCAAAGATGAcaacgaggaagaggaggaggaggaggagagagatgAGGAAGAGAGCGGTGAGAGTCAAGGGTCCAGAAGCAGCGTGCTTCAGTCTGGAGTTGGTGAGGGCTCAATTCCAATAATTAGGACTGCAAACAAACCTGAAACTGGAGACCTGCACAGAGAGATGAGCGTCCCTCTAGTCTCAAAAGCTAAACTAGAGACCGAGCTGCATGTTGGGTCGGCGTGCATGAGGAGGCAGGACTGTGTGCTGGATACAGAGACCAAGGACAACCTCCAATTCAGCATCCCATCCATACCAAGTGTTTCTCCGTCTCTCTCCACGGCAGACAACACAAGTGCTGGCGCTGAGGCTTGCATAGGTTCTTCAGTGGGGAACCTGCCCAGCAAAGTGGGGATCCCTTTGGAAAAGAAGCCCCCAGATAAGATCCTGGCCGGAGCAAAAGTGATACCAGGTAAAGCAATCTCAGGGCCCAGGGCTGTGACTTCAGCAGATGAGCAAGAGCCTGCAACAAAAGTCACGTTCCTCATTGGAGACTCTTTGTCTCCAGAGTCGGACACGGAGAGTCAGAGAAAAAGGATGGAGGAGGAAATCAAAAAGCACAAGAAGCAGCAACATTACCCTCAGCAGCGAGGAGCACATTCAATAACCAGCAGCACCAGCTCATCAGAGGACCAAACCAAACCGACCAAGGCAATCCCAGCACTGCAGCGGACGTCCAGCACAAAGGCCCAGTGGAGCCTGAACCCCATGCAGAAATTTGATGAGTATTACAGTGTGGATAATCACGAGGAGGGGAGGACTTCAGACGATGTGGAGAAGCAGCAGGAGGCCAGCGGCACTGATGCTGCACACAAACATTTGTCCAACCCTTCGGAGATCCATCTGCTAGAAGATCCGAGCTGTCAGGGTGCAGGCACTAGACAGGGTTTGGTCATGTGCTTAGGTCCACCTAGTGGACAGGTGAGATCCAGCAGGAAAGGAGACTCTTCGGTGGATGTTCAGGAGAGGTGCAGGTGTGATTCTGCAAGTTCTTCTGACAtttgctgctgcaggagctgtcCTGTTGAGCAGGACAAGGACCTTGTGTTGTCTGTTCCTCTCCTCCGAGAGGGAAGCAACAGCATTAAAGACCAAAAGTGCAAAGTGCTGCCTGTCAATGACTGGGAAATACCTCGAAATGAGAGCTCAGACAGCGCGCTGGGGGACAGTGAGAGTGAGGAGACAGAAGACTGGCAAGAGGAAGTGCTGGTTCCCTTCCCTGG GGCAAAATTGGTGGAGAACTACTCAAAGCCAACCATTGCCAATTTTGGCCGGTCTCTCTTTGGGGGCTACTGTCCCACCTACGTACCAGACTTTGTTGTTCATGGAATCCCCAGTGACGACAAGCTCCGGCAAAGTCTTACAACCGAGTTAACCCATGCGGTTCAG catCCTGTTTTGGATGAGCCTATAGCTGAGGCTGTCTGCATTATAGCAGACACAGACAAGTGGACAGTTCAGGTGGCCAGCAGTCAAAGACGAGCAACAGATGTCAACAAACTTGGGAAAGAAGTGCTGGTTTCTAGTCTGGTCTCCAGTTTGCTGCAGTCCACTCATCAGCTCTTCAAACTCAACCTCTCACCCAACTTT tGTATAATGCACCTTGAGGACCGACTGCAGGAGATCTACTTCAAGAGTAAGATGCTTGCTGAGTATCTGAAGGGTCAGACCAGAGTCCACGTGAAGGAACTGGGCATGGTTTTAGG AATCGAGTCCAGCGACCTTCCACTGTTGGCTGCTGTTGCCAGTACTCACTCCCCCTACGTTGCTCAGATCTTACTATGA